The genomic segment GGTCCGGCGTCTTTTGGAAAACTCCTTCATGTCCTTGAGTATCTCGTGTTTCATTTCAGGGGGCAGGCTGGCAAACTCCTCAGAATTGATGTCCACTGAGTTGGGGTCTCCGTACGACTCTCCCTTAAGTTTAAGAGAAAATTGTATCACATTGTTGTCATACAGCCAGAACCACACAAGCGTTGATGCTATGCTATTTGGGGATGTTGCTCTTGTGCATGTGATCATTTTACCTGATACATGTGAAAATCGTCAACCATCCCCTCGCActctttttcttccccctcttccacctcctcctcctctgaactGCAAGAgcaaaacacatcaaaatgaTTATACCAACAGTATTACAGGTGAAATAACCATATAAAACAAGGCACAGTTATTTTTTAACTTGgcattgatgaaaaaaaacatgttttaagttGTTTGAGAGCTCCGTTTTATGCAAAGGgtgcaataaataaacaaagctTGGAGTGTCAGGTTTTGTCTTCATCGAGCATGGATGAAATACTTTCCAGCCCTGTTTCACAAACAATGGATGTAAAGCTGTAAATATTCTGACTGAATTACTCAACACTTTACCCACAATAACTAGCGAACGGAAACCTTTCCCGGGCGTCTGACCtgcttttttccttctcctctgcAGCGGGCAGGGCAGGTAGAACATACATGTCATCCACCTCATCTCTCCTTACACTGGAGAGGCTGGGGAGAGGATCCTTACTGTGGCAGGAAACAAGAGAGATATTTAAAGGAGGCTTATtagggttactactagaataggtttacatggtttgatgctcaaaaacacatcagttttctcatactgtctctgtctgacccagcaccgctaacacCAAAGCTGTGCTCAATCCCTTCATAAGCGCCAAATTAGCCACTAGGtattaattatgcaaatatggGACATGATGACATAGTGTGGTGTCACAAGTCATGGTATTATAGGCAGGACTACTGAAGAGGCGTtccaggagcagtgttttctgtgggaaagaggaACTTCTTTTGGTGCACACCCTGACCCTTTGAACTTTAAAGATTTcttaaatgcacacaaacatacacaaaacactgaaggaaaggaaataaCGAAAAAGCATACATCACCTTCAAGATAAGACCACTGAGATCATAATGTCTCCAATGTTCTATAGGtagagagggagacaaaggaAAGGTGTTGTATATTTCTTGTCTGCACCTTACCTGCGGTCTCCCAGTGCAGCTTTGATAGCTTGTCTCTTCAGGAAAGTCTTGAGGAGTTTCTCATTGGTCTGTTTGGACTCCCGGCTCAATTCCTCTTTCCTCTGCCTCCTCAGAGTCTGCGTGAGAGCGAAAGCAACGTCCAACAACAGAATATAGAAGAAGTATTCAAAATCGGATAATCAGATGTGGACCTGGACGTACCAGAGTctgtctcttcagcagtggCGCCTCCccatcaaacacaaacaccggCCTGATGCGGAAGAAGAGCAGCTTACAGATGCGGTGGAAGAGAGTGAGGAGGTGGGCGTTCTGGACACTGTGACCTTCACGGTCCCTCACCCCCTTCACTGCCTGGTTCAGCCATATGCTGATGTCTGAAGGTGACTGGTTAAGGTTAATGCAATGGCTCAGCAGGAAGAACAATCGGCTACATTTACATCTCTGACACAGAATGAAAGACAAGATGATGAATGGTAAACAGATAGATCAATAAATCACTACCGATTCAGGATACCAACAGCAAGGACCTTTCCTTCCAGAGTCTCGGGGTTGACGGGTTTCCCTGTGCTCTCCAACAGCTTCCACAGTCCGTGCACTCCCATGATAACTTTAGTCCAGAACTCACCCCGAAGAACTAAAAGAGCCGACAACAAGATAACTGTGTGTAAATAATTTCAGCCTTTTCTTATATCAACTCCGAAACCACTCGAGTGGAACAACAACAGACTGCATCATAGCGGtgcttttcaacatttgttgTAACGCTATTTTCTGTCCGTGGAGCATATAAACACTACACGTGAAGGTTCCGCTTCATTCAGACCGCCTCATATTTATTTGTAACACCACCGGCTTCATGCACATCCATCTGATCTCTAATCCGTTTCACATTTAGTTGCTTTAAAATGATTTACGATGGAATAACACACCAACTGACCGGAGATCAGTTTAACCGGGAGGGAACGGAACAGAGTTGTTATTCGTGGGGATTTATTTCCACGGGTGATGACTGTCAGGCTTTATTGTAAAACGCGACTAGTTGGACAAAATAGACATATACATGTTAATACGAGAAATTATGAGGAGAAAGGTTAGAATAAGCATGTGAGGTATTTATCTGTGCATAAAGTTGAACACTTAATTCCCTATTTCCAAAGACAGGGGCGGTTTCCCGACAGGAAGTTATGCCTGCAAAGCATACTCAGGGCAAAATTACTCTAAAATGCTCTTGCCAGAGGCCAACTGTGTCCGGTGGTAAAATAAACAGCTTGTGGCTCCGAATTAACTGTGGAGGTTGGATCCATTGTCTACCGGTATGTTGTTTAAACCTTTGTCTAAATCCcagaataaaacacaagatATGAAAAGATAAACTGGGATATGTTTTTCCTTGTAGATAATACGTATCGTGGCTGCGTTCACGTCATGGTGACTTGTGTTGTTAAACTTCCCTTTAACGCTCCTCGGcaaacagctaacgttagcaagtTAGCTTATCAGCTAGCTACCGTTATCTTGTAGCCCCTCAGCTGTTAGCCCTGACCTTTGACTAGCGGGTTGTTTTGATGCTGTCAAAAAACTCTTTACGCTGCAAACGTTAACGACAAAGGTATTGTCCCTCTTGTTTACTGTCGCAGGGCGAAGAACCACCTGAGATTCACCTAAACTACAGACTTCCTTCTCTCAACCTAAGCCACCTCCACCATGACCACCGCTGTGAGAGGTATGTGCTGTTGTAATTAACCTCCCAGTTATTTACATTTCCTACCTGTTTAGCCAGCTGTGACTCAAGACCGCGTGTGTTTTAAGACATAACCATAGTCATCCATATGTTGTCTTGTTTTATACTGTTCGTTTGCTACAAAGTGAGATATATTTTGACTTATGtaaagataaataataatgaaaccGATTTCTTCTCATCCTGCTTACATTGTTAGACTTAGTACACTGTGTCTAGACTGATCCCGATTCTTTCATTTAACTGCTTAATCTTGAAATGAACATGAAGCATCTGagtaattattgattaattgatatCCGACTGAAAAATCTACACAAACAATTCCATCCTCTTTTTTGATTTCGTTTTATACTTGTGCCAACCCAGTCTTTATTGTCgtccaaacaaaaacatgacgTTACCTGAATGTAATGCTAAGTTAATTTTTGGAAACAAATGAGTTAAATCAGGAACTATATGATCAAAGAGGTCTAATCAAGATTACAAggctgacctttttttttttttacattcagtgcAACAGGCCCATTTTTGTGGGTACACAAAAGTATTGAAGTTCAAAGCCCCGCCCTGTGTGTTTGTAGAGAGGGACTGTGTTGCATTCATGGATTGTCTCAGTTTCTGACATTTCCTCAGACCCTGTAAACAAGATAACAAGTCAGACCTGTTTTCATACTTTGAGCAACACATTTCAACGACACATTTCAGTGGGTATCAAAGTTCAATACCCAACCTCTTGTGCCTCTAGAGAGGGATTGTGGTGGCTAAACCATGAAGTCTTGGCCTGTGTACTCTGGCATtagcaaaacaaatgttttgtcatgCAATACAAAGTTGACTAAATGCTTATTCAGTGTGGTCAGAAAAACTTGAATAAGTTAAAGGAATGTTCACACCTCCGGTCAGACATTAAACTCCTAGTTCCCGGAAACCCGACGGATTCTAATTGAATCTCTAGGGACGCCTCCAAGTGCTAGATGTAAATTTGACCTTAATGCTTTCTTACAGATTCTGCCGCTGTGCCTATCCGAGGTGCTGGCGATGGCATGGAAACGAAGAAACAACCAGCTGTCCTGGAGGTCAACACAGATACACCTCCGCCAGGTCCATCTGCACTTCCCCTCCTGAAGGTGGCAAGTCCAAAACACAGCCCCAAATGTACCCATCCAACTTCCACGGCTGCCCCCCAACCTCTCGGGGTTCTTCACTTGGGCAGGGTGAGTCGGGAGGCTTGTGCAGAGGTGGAGGCTGTGAGGATCCTCATCCCCCGAAGTGCTATTAGCAGAACCAGCCGTGCGGGGCCTGTCGAGGGCAAAGGGGAGGCTGGGCAACAGTCTGAGGAGCAGCACTCTCCCCCACTGCCTCTGGTGGAGGACTGGAGAGGACAGCTGGAGAAGCTTCAGAACTCTGAACGCAGGCTGCTGCAGGATAAGGAAGGTCTTTCCAATCAGCTGCGTGTGCAGACAGAGGTAAGGCCCAAATGAAGCAGCTACATTTTATTTAGATATTGGATACACAAGGCCTTACCCTGTCAAGTTTATGTATTGTTTGCCTCGTCAAATTGTCTTGAATGTGGCTTCAGATAGTTAATACTATGTTATCATGCCCCCTTTTGTTTCGTTGAGTCGACTTAGCATTGAGTCCACTGTATTTATGTTTATCTATCTTAATCTGTATTAAGTGTGGAAGTGCTTTTAAGTGATTATAAAAGGAAATGGTTCATTTCCTCATGCATGTCTTCAGACAAGgaatttatcattttttatcaATTCTGTGTTCCAGGTTAACCGAGAGCTAAAGAAACTGCTGGTGGCATCAGTGGGCGATGACCTTCAGTACCACTTTGAGCGTCTGGCACGGGAAAAGAACCAGCTGATTCTGGAGAATGAGGCTCTGGGCCGGATTCTGGCGCACACCGCAGAGCAGCTGGAGCGGATGAGCATCCAGTGTGACGTTTGGAGGAGCAAGTTcctggccagcaggtatgaaaTAGACAAAGTTGATGGACGCTTGGTATCAACTGTTAACATCATCGGTTAAAATTACTACATCTGTCACGAGAGTAAACACCTCCatcattgttgtttttcagagtCATGGCAGAGGAGCTGACGAATGCCAGAGCAGCTCTGCAGAGACAGACCAGAGAGGCACAAGGAGCGATTCAGGATCTGCtgttagagagagaggagtTCTCCAGAGACATGATGCTCACTCACAGGTAACATAATCCCTGAACCATCATTCCTAAATTAGATAAAGAGTTTATTGTAATGGGTCCCAATTTAAAAGATCTAAAGAAGAGGCAAGGAAAGGATTTCTCTTCTAGGTGTCCATTGTCACATGCATTAAGAAAAGCtgttgaaatgtatttgaaatgcaCCAGAGGTACATACCTACTAGCTGTACATGCATGCCCATGAATATTAACCAAATCACCATCACA from the Sparus aurata chromosome 4, fSpaAur1.1, whole genome shotgun sequence genome contains:
- the blzf1 gene encoding golgin-45; protein product: MTTAVRDSAAVPIRGAGDGMETKKQPAVLEVNTDTPPPGPSALPLLKVASPKHSPKCTHPTSTAAPQPLGVLHLGRVSREACAEVEAVRILIPRSAISRTSRAGPVEGKGEAGQQSEEQHSPPLPLVEDWRGQLEKLQNSERRLLQDKEGLSNQLRVQTEVNRELKKLLVASVGDDLQYHFERLAREKNQLILENEALGRILAHTAEQLERMSIQCDVWRSKFLASRVMAEELTNARAALQRQTREAQGAIQDLLLEREEFSRDMMLTHRSLEQLLVSLQWGRQQTYYPSAQPLSTGELAAANRKLADAINSHLLGNTTAASSSVVKSSNAAAEQLCSTPAEKMAEKVLKILDPISCSENKADPPLSDSTPSNFLNNKKSIGRFHPYTRYENITFNCCERCSGDILVL